A window of the Podospora bellae-mahoneyi strain CBS 112042 chromosome 6, whole genome shotgun sequence genome harbors these coding sequences:
- the ERG25 gene encoding C-4 sterol methyl oxidase (EggNog:ENOG503NU50; COG:I), producing the protein MAYAALNSTIAGLGSTATFSNVFDEVSKAAVDLNVAERLWASWYLWMQNDTIATGIMSFVMHELVYFGRSLPWIIIDAIPFFNKWKLQNTKVPTWREQWECAALVLISHCTVELPQIWLFHPIATYFGMEYGVPFPPAWKIAMQIVIFFILEDAWHYWFHRALHYGPLYKSIHKLHHTYSAPFGLAAEYASPIEVMLLGFGIVGCPIVWTLVTNDFHLVTMYLWIVLRLFQAIDAHSGYDFPWSLRHILPFWAGADHHDLHHERFIGNYASSFRWWDYCLDTEAGEAASKKRRERKLAEIRAKKAQ; encoded by the exons ATGGCGTACGCCGCTCT CAACTCGACCATTGCTGGTCTGGGTTCAACAGCTACTTTCTCCAATGTCTTCGACGAGGTCTCCAAGGCCGCCGTCGACCTCAATGTTGCCGAGCGTCTCTGGGCG TCCTGGTACCTCTGGATGCAGAATGACACAATCGCGACGGGTATTATGAGTTTCGTCATGCACGAGCTCGTCTACTTTGGCAGATCGCTCCCCTGGATCATCATCGACgccatccccttcttcaacaagtGGAAGTTGCAAAAC ACCAAGGTCCCAACATGGAGAGAGCAGTGGGAATGCGCCGCTCTCGTTCTCATCAGTCACTGCACCGTCGAACTCCCCCAGATCTGGCTCTTCCACCCCATCGCCACCTACTTCGGAATGGAGTACGGTgtccccttccctcccgccTGGAAGATCGCCATGCAaatcgtcatcttcttcatcctcgaggATGCCTGGCACTACTGGTTTCACCGCGCGCTCCACTACGGTCCCCTCTACAAGTCGATTCACAAGCTCCATCACACCTACAGCGCCCCATTCGGTCTCGCCGCTGAGTACGCCTCTCCCATCGAAGTTATGCTCCTCGGTTTCGGCATTGTCGGCTGCCCCATTGTCTGGACTTTGGTCACCAACGACTTCCACCTTGTGACCATGTACCTCTGGATCGTCCTCCGCCTCTTTCAGGCCATCGACGCCCACAGCGGTTACGACTTCCCCTGGTCTCTTCgtcacatcctccccttctggGCTGGTGCTGACCACCACGATCTTCACCATGAGCGCTTCATTGGCAACTATGCCTCCTCTTTCCGCTGGTGGGACTACTGCCTTGACACCGAGGCCGGTGAGGCGGCGTCTAAGAAGCGTCGCGAGCGCAAGCTGGCTGAGATTAGGGCCAAGAAGGCGCAGTAa
- a CDS encoding hypothetical protein (EggNog:ENOG503NUCE; COG:U), whose protein sequence is MSSALEAKIVILGSQGVGKTSLVTRYCKGAFDPAKTTSTVGASFMTKRVVDTDTDTLVRLQIWDTAGQERFRSISRLYYRGANACILCYSITDSSSFHEMSLWLTELRRNLPSDIILHVVGTKADIVAKDPSKRQVPFERCIAYVAENLAPGRGSTPPPSATLPLPFAPSSSEPAASSSNPRSSGLFSAISSTDPGPKSPSSKRSSGFWGQEVGWDACHEISAESGEGVEEVFRVVTRKLVERDRKMRADLLAASGGRLDGGGYMGPETPFFSSVAATAGTDDQDGGGQGGYFDARFGVGGNSGGSFRVGRDRRSWLFSPGFSTPGLGTGDQGQGQYVDGQRGGRCC, encoded by the exons ATGTCGTCCGCCCTCGAAGCCAAaatcgtcatcctcggctcCCAAGGTGTAGGCAAAACCTCCCTCGTAACCCGGTACTGCAAAGGCGCCTTCGACCCAGCcaaaacaacctccaccgtcgGGGCATCGTTCATGACGAAGAGGGTAGTAGACACAGACACCGACACCCTCGTCCGTCTGCAAATATGGGACACCG CCGGCCAAGAACGCTTCCGCTCCATCTCCCGCCTCTACTACCGCGGCGCAAACGCCTGCATCCTCTGCTACTCTATAACCGActcgtcctccttccacGAAATGTCCCTCTGGCTCACCGAGCTCCGCCGCAACTTACCTTCtgacatcatcctccacgtGGTCGGGACAAAGGCGGATATTGTCGCGAAGGACCCTTCGAAGAGACAGGTTCCGTTTGAGAGGTGTATCGCCTATGTGGCGGAGAATCTCGCGCCGGGAAGGggatcaaccccccctccgtCCGCCACCCTTCCCTTACCCTTTGcaccgtcttcttctgaaCCAGCGGCTTCGTCGTCGAACCCGAGATCGAGCGGGTTGTTTTCGGCTATATCGTCCACCGACCCTGGACCGAAATCTCCAAGCTCGAAACGGTCTTCTGGGTTTTGGGGCCAGGAGGTGGGGTGGGATGCCTGTCATGAGATTTCTGCCGAgagcggggagggggtagaGGAGGTTTTTAGGGTCGTGACGAGgaagctggtggagagggaCAGGAAGATGAGGGCTGATTTGTTGGCTGCTagtggggggaggttggatggTGGCGGGTATATGGGGCCGGAGACGCCTTTTTTCTCAAGTGTAGCTGCTACGGCGGGGACGGATGAtcaggatggaggggggcaGGGGGGGTATTTTGATGCTAGGTTTGGAGTAGGGGGGAATAGTGGGGGGAGTTTTAGGGTGGGAAGGGAtaggaggagttggttgtTTAGTCCGGGGTTCAGCACGCCAGGGTTGGGGACGGGGGATCAAGGCCAGGGGCAGTATGTTGATGggcagaggggggggaggtgctgTTAG
- the NCA2 gene encoding Nuclear control of ATPase protein 2 (BUSCO:EOG09260VCG; EggNog:ENOG503NV6S; COG:S), whose protein sequence is MSIVADRVRRLDALIDKVSLIQLGFGEEDDNLHLRSNRGGDFHLASERRVTELLQIAKQLSSSSLSLGHISKRRIRNLLIESGLANEDQNEELHAEKWMVEVDAEWHLVGKATVQTYGLLMSSLLDQIKPLSDDIWYWDEILSSYPNSLLYTMQSSPVRMGEWTREVWRESLDRFNEWRQQQLEHRSAPRSRRESKTDREGEVLTAGTSLTQSESRSGDKNAAAESVTEINLTQQWREFYGIVRESITEKSLGNIRRVLGRVDTGRSDARRKLARLQKLREMTATGLGVLLDEGLDIRTPDDGSAVEATAYHEEWRVVLERSVALMDSILRGSLTLEHNMKEFEDNIFSGVQHDPELSIHTDDAAQAARPAILARRLLNILDDGIPQHAVSTSVLARKNGRPSRLVRYWIPAIALLLSSSTILRVLVNRKADIINWIRDLGATTRDFWFNWVVEPIKKVIGTIRHDETSEIAIMSRDSLKADRESLERMVVEFSRDNPDIAVGNSTITEAQVAEIRTRVKEGDVTPILKAYEKDLKKPFVGAIRGDLVRSVLIQVQKTKVDLEVAISGIDALLKSQELVFGFIGLTPGILVSIGIIQYLRTAFGSRKGLRRGQRARRTRRVLRKMDRILTEAQHNLQDNTISYRDRGLLVCEAHVLRNLTQGNLPREVEKEFIEDLDEFAKARAVPELFRVLDRIRWAYSEYF, encoded by the exons ATGTCGATTGTGGCCGA TCGAGTGCGTCGTCTCGATGCACTCATCGACAAAGTCTCACTTATACagttggggtttggtgaggaagatgacaATCTGCATCTACGTTCCAACCGTGGCGGGGACTTCCACCTGGCATCAGAACGCCGAGTTACTGAGCTGCTTCAGATTGCAAAGCAGCTCTCTTCCAGCTCGCTCTCACTGGGCCATATATCCAAGAGGCGAATTCGAAACTTGTTGATTGAGTCTGGCCTGGCAAACGAGGATCAAAATGAGGAGCTTCATGCTGAGAAATGGATGGTCGAGGTGGATGCTGAATGGCATTTGGTTGGAAAGGCCACTGTTCAAACATATGGTCTTTTGATGAGCTCCCTGCTTGATCAGATAAAGCCACTGAGCGACGATATCTGGTACTGGGACGAGATCTTGAGCTCCTACCCCAACAGCCTTCTTTACACGATGCAATCATCACCAGTGCGGATGGGGGAATGGACCAGGGAAGTCTGGCGAGAAAGTTTGGATCGCTTTAACGAGTggcgacagcaacaactCGAGCATCGTTCAGCCCCTCGATCCCGGCGCGAGTCTAAGACAGacagggagggggaggtacTTACCGCCGGCACCTCATTAACACAGTCAGAATCAAGGTCTGGTGACAAGAATGCCGCCGCAGAGTCTGTAACTGAAATCAACTTGACACAGCAATGGCGCGAGTTTTATGGCATTGTCCGAGAAAGCATCACCGAAAAGTCTCTGGGTAACATCAGGCGTGTCCTTGGTCGGGTTGATACCGGCCGTTCGGATGCCCGACGCAAGCTGGCTCGTCTCCAAAAACTCCGGGAAATGACGGCAACTGGTCTGGGCGTGCTTTTAGACGAGGGACTCGACATACGGACACCAGACGATGGTTCAGCGGTTGAAGCGACTGCTTACCACGAGGAGTGGCGAGTGGTGCTGGAGCGAAGCGTTGCTCTGATGGATTCGATCCTCCGCGGTTCGCTCACCCTCGAACACAATATGAAAGAGTTCGAAGACAACATTTTTTCCGGTGTTCAGCACGATCCCGAGTTGTCAATTCACACAGATGACGCTGCGCAGGCTGCAAGACCTGCCATCCTTGCCCGCCGACTCCTCAATATCCTTGACGATGGCATTCCCCAGCATGCCGTGTCTACCTCGGTGTTGGCCCGCAAGAATGGTCGCCCTTCCCGACTCGTCAGATACTGGATTCCGGCCATCGCTCTCCTCCTTTCGTCCTCGACAATCCTCCGCGTTCTTGTAAACAGGAAAGCCGACATTATCAACTGGATACGGGATCTTGGTGCAACCACTCGGGATTTTTGGTTCAACTGGGTGGTGGAGCCGATCAAGAAGGTCATCGGTACGATCCGTCACGATGAAACCAGCGAGATTGCCATCATGAGCCGTGACAGCTTGAAAGCCGATCGCGAAAGTCTGGAGCgcatggtggtggagttCTCTCGAGACAACCCTGACATTGCTGTTGGTAATTCAACCATCACCGAGGCCCAGGTTGCTGAGATCCGGACTCGGGTGAAGGAGGGAGATGTTACTCCCATCCTGAAAGCATACGAAAAGGATCTGAAGAAGCCCTTTGTGGGCGCCATCAGGGGAGATTTGGTCCGGTCGGTTCTCATCCAGGTTCAGAAGACAAAGGTCGATCTTGAGGTGGCTATCAGCGGCATTGATGCGCTGCTGAAGAGTCAAGAATTGGTGTTTGGTTTTATTGGGCTGACACCCGGTATTCTTG TCTCGATTGGAATTATTCAATATCTCAGAACAGCATTCGGCAGCCGCAAGGGCTTGCGCCGTGGCCAGCGAGCTCGCCGCACCCGTCGTGTCTTGCGCAAGATGGATAGAATATTGACCGAGGCGCAACACAACCTCCAGGACAACACCATTTCTTACCGGGACCGCGGTCTGTTGGTCTGCGAAGCTCACGTCCTACGCAACCTCACTCAGGGAAATCTTCCTCGCGAGGTTGAAAAGGAGTTTATTGAGGATCTCGATGAATTCGCAAAGGCTAGGGCGGTTCCCGAGCTGTTCAGGGTGCTTGACAGGATCCGCTGGGCATATTCGGAATATTTTTAG
- a CDS encoding hypothetical protein (EggNog:ENOG503PMS4), producing MKTAVLFLSVGLASAQVLNNSTGVFSNSTSSFASPNVDINNLNLGGQVDLNSLDVNGLNLGNIDLGNQDEIVGAILAMLSGFCLDGQFNRNNILGFGFNNDVDLFFQLAQLQQFQQLGFLNLGGVQNLFSKGKVLGGFNLGPHTFFPQNKVKLLLTMSSGLFKREIADARKTMKRTVLRRGRYAKRQSCAQGAESGATGSGVGGQEEAAFTIATAENPPLETATATAAADFTIATADPGVDDLVESVASADFEAVFSIATANPDVVVGAANDIYASSAGVATATPAVDSASAVVQAFAPITAEAVATPASVAVPAAAETAIPAVAVEEVEEAGEVDVEDAVNNLSDLTR from the coding sequence ATGAAGACCGCAGTTTTATTTCTATCTGTCGGCCTGGCGTCAGCCCAGGTTTTGAATAACTCCACTGGTGTTTTCAGTAATTCCACCAGCAGCTTTGCCTCGCCCAATGTGGatatcaacaacctcaacctcggtGGACAGGTGGACCTCAACAGCTTGGACGTCAACGGCCTAAACCTAGGCAATATCGATCTCGGTAACCAAGATGAAATCGTTGGTGCTATCCTGGCTATGCTTAGCGGATTCTGTTTGGATGGGCAGTTCAACCGCAATAATATCCTGGGGTTTGGCTTCAACAATGATGTCGATCTATTCTTCCAGCTTGCTCAGCTGCAACAATTTCAACAGCTTGGCTTCCTCAATCTGGGAGGTGTGCAAAATCTGTTCAGCAAGGGGAAGGTACTTGGGGGGTTCAACCTAGGTCCGCATACTTTTTTTCCCCAAAACAAGGTGAAGCTTTTGCTGACTATGTCGTCAGGCCTCTTCAAACGAGAAATTGCTGATGCCAGGAAGACCATGAAGCGAACCGTACTTCGCCGTGGACGGTATGCCAAACGTCAGTCATGTGCTCAAGGGGCTGAATCAGGCGCCACCGGTTCGGGCGTTGGTGGTCAGGAAGAAGCTGCTTTCACAATTGCGACAGCTGAGAACCCGCCATTGGAGACAGCTAccgcgacggcggcggcagacTTCACGATCGCCACCGCTGATCCTGGAGTTGATGATCTTGTTGAGTCCGTTGCCTCGGCCGATTTTGAGGCAGTTTTCAGCATCGCCACAGCAAACCCAGATGTTGTCGTTGGTGCCGCCAATGATATCTATGCGTCATCCGCCGGTGTTGCTACTGCCACTCCTGCTGTTGATTCAGCTTCAGCAGTTGTTCAAGCCTTTGCCCCGATCACCGCTGAGGCAGTAGCAACTCCTGCCTCCGTTGCTGTTCCAGCCGCAGCTGAGACCGCTATtccggctgttgctgttgaggaagttgaggaggctggggaggtcGATGTGGAGGACGCTGTCAATAACCTGTCTGACCTCACCCGTTAA
- the SEC4 gene encoding GTP-binding protein (COG:U; EggNog:ENOG503NXRR) produces the protein MSSNRNYDFLIKLLLIGDSGVGKSCCLLRFSEDSFTPSFITTIGIDFKIRTIELDGKRVKLQIWDTAGQERFRTITTAYYRGAMGILLVYDVTDERSFNNIRTWFANVEQHATEGVNKILIGNKCDWEEKRVVSTERGQALADELGIPFLEVSAKTNENIEKAFYSLAADIKKRIIDTSKTEQGGAGASTGVNVGGQTSGDKGGGCC, from the exons ATGTCGAGTAACAGGAATTACGACTTTTTG ATCAAGCTCCTGCTGATTGGAGACTCGGGCGTGGGCAAGTCCTGCTGTCTCCTCCGCTTCTCGGAGGACTCGTTCACACCCTCGTTCATCACGACGATCGGCATCGACTTCAAGATCAGAACGATCGAGCTGGACGGCAAGCGCGTGAAGCTTCAGATTTGGGATACGGCCGGTCAGGAGCGGTTCAGGACGATCACGACGGCGTATTATAGGGGCGCGATGGGTATTTTGTTGGTGTATGATGTGACGGATGAAAGGTCGTTTAACA ACATCCGCACTTGGTTCGCCAACGTCGAGCAACACGCCACCGAGGGCGTCAACAAGATTCTGATTGGCAACAAGTGCGACTGGGAAGAGAAGCGGGTGGTGTCGACTGAACGGGGCCAGGCGCTCGCGGACGAGCTGGGGATCCCGTTTTTGGAGGTGTCGGCCAAGACGAATGAGAATATCGAAAAGGCTTTTTACAGCCTGGCGGCGGATATCAAGAAGAGGATTATCGATACGAGCAAGACGGAGCAAGGGGGTGCAGGGGCGTCGACGGGGGTTAATGTTGGGGGCCAGACTTCGGGTGataaggggggtggttgctgctaa
- a CDS encoding hypothetical protein (EggNog:ENOG503PHF9), with amino-acid sequence MKFFTVIVSTLAAIVAAAPAAAPASTEVDKRAFAFDINAFNGLKGFNQVNLNYLLNINSLQIGLLGNLANVNNFNILQFQGLFAQQKFDLQALLQLQQLHTFLQIHQLGVLNGFDLKGLQLQQLQLGLLNNVGLLDLQQFISPNVIGQVTTIGNSVRLPVKE; translated from the exons ATGAAGTTCTTCACCGTCATCGTCTCTaccctcgccgccattgTTGCCGCTGCTCCTGCCGCTGCTCCCGCCAGCACTGAGGTTGACAAGCGTGCCTTCGCTTTCGATATCAATGCCTTCAACGGCCTCAAGGGCTTCAACCAGGTCAACCTCAactacctcctcaacatcaactcTCTGCAGATTGGTCTCCTTGGCAACCTCGCCAACgtcaacaacttcaacatcTTGCAATTCCAGGGTCTCTTTGCTCAGCAGAAGTTTGATCTTCAGGCTCTCCttcagctccagcagctccaCACCTTCCTCCAGATCCACCAGCTCGGTGTTCTTAACGGCTTTGATCTCAAGggcctccagctccagcagctccaGCTCGGTCTCCTCAACAACGTTGGCCTGCTCGATCTCCAGCagttcatctcccccaacgtCATTGGCCAGGTCACCACTATTGGCAACTCAG TCCGCCTCCCTGTCAAGGAGTAA